The Shewanella japonica genome has a window encoding:
- a CDS encoding glycosyltransferase — translation MKIAIFTLAIGDNPMYRAAIDSFSSYADKVGADLIVSNELHYQLNVKNKYYDASPAWSEKLYIAELLKEYDRVLYIDADMIITPWAENIFEQYNSLETVYMFNEGAYKDRSEHANKISSILGEVDWPTLDDAMVYFNSGMILVSKQSNLFINASAEEMQKVCNEVKFYDQTYINYLIFREKIKYHCIDKSFNRMPLLGLEGYKEASFIHYAGRGYREKIPMRELKYIIDYCDFFSNELSEQDKLEFKQQSWHWYMLKQHRKSKLPIPFLSAVFGLFHPQHKY, via the coding sequence ATGAAAATAGCAATATTTACTCTCGCCATAGGCGATAACCCAATGTATCGCGCCGCCATCGATAGTTTCAGTTCCTACGCTGACAAAGTTGGTGCTGATTTGATTGTTTCAAACGAGCTACATTATCAGCTTAACGTTAAAAATAAATACTACGATGCAAGTCCAGCTTGGTCTGAAAAGTTATATATAGCCGAGTTATTAAAAGAATACGATAGAGTGCTATATATCGACGCCGATATGATTATTACACCTTGGGCGGAAAATATATTTGAACAATACAATTCTTTAGAGACTGTATATATGTTCAATGAAGGGGCTTATAAAGATCGCTCTGAACATGCCAACAAAATCAGTAGTATTTTAGGTGAAGTAGACTGGCCTACTCTTGATGATGCAATGGTGTACTTTAACTCTGGTATGATTTTAGTTTCTAAACAATCAAACTTATTTATCAATGCAAGTGCAGAAGAGATGCAAAAGGTGTGTAACGAGGTAAAATTTTACGACCAAACTTACATAAACTATCTTATTTTTCGAGAGAAAATTAAGTACCACTGTATCGATAAATCATTTAATAGAATGCCTCTACTTGGCTTAGAAGGCTATAAAGAAGCGAGCTTCATTCATTATGCAGGCAGGGGGTATCGCGAAAAAATACCTATGCGTGAACTAAAATATATTATTGATTATTGTGACTTTTTTTCAAACGAATTATCTGAACAAGACAAGCTTGAGTTTAAGCAGCAGTCATGGCACTGGTACATGCTTAAACAACACAGAAAATCTAAACTTCCAATTCCTTTTTTAAGCGCGGTTTTTGGGCTTTTTCACCCTCAACACAAATATTGA
- a CDS encoding glycosyltransferase family 9 protein gives MNKNMAIISASQLQSCQRMLFMSPLALGDFLYLKTFLIALKAQNPHITLDIWLDDNRCTDTSWRLSRSAILQQWIASDSSFNISYGCTKSTSDHQAQIQQAKANDYDIIICHSASKSARYSQIAREIAPKAFIVSSITKQPYNGLFNRLIFRHSDHVIALDTSELDKNHHITDRFYAVFNKICNVTLDKSQFMPTLDIPNQMDSVSKKWLLNKFNNQDRQGKLYFLNHLSTNTKKDWHLSQLFELITLLAKVSTDGRFIINVTKENFDETVQKVNEFTSQTSFQVVVFTVEDHFFELPSLISLSDFVITVDTAILHFAFAAKRPLISMMRSKKPYWAPPASKQSHVLYATEGKGHVSDINVEAVYQQYLTMVH, from the coding sequence ATGAATAAAAATATGGCTATTATCTCTGCATCACAATTACAATCTTGTCAGCGAATGTTATTCATGTCGCCACTAGCATTAGGTGACTTTCTATATCTAAAAACATTTTTAATTGCTCTTAAAGCTCAAAATCCGCATATCACATTGGATATTTGGCTAGACGATAACCGTTGTACAGACACAAGTTGGCGGTTATCTAGAAGCGCAATTTTGCAACAATGGATAGCTTCAGACTCCTCGTTTAATATCAGCTACGGTTGTACTAAATCGACTTCAGATCATCAAGCACAGATCCAACAAGCTAAAGCTAATGACTACGACATTATTATCTGCCATTCAGCAAGTAAAAGTGCTCGTTATTCACAAATAGCAAGAGAAATAGCACCAAAAGCATTCATTGTTTCAAGTATCACTAAGCAACCTTACAATGGATTGTTTAATCGCTTGATTTTTAGGCATAGTGATCACGTTATTGCGCTAGATACTAGTGAACTAGATAAAAATCATCATATTACTGATAGGTTTTATGCCGTTTTCAATAAAATATGTAACGTTACACTCGATAAATCACAATTTATGCCAACTCTAGACATACCAAATCAAATGGATAGTGTGAGTAAAAAATGGTTATTAAATAAATTTAATAACCAGGATAGACAAGGAAAGTTATATTTCCTCAATCATTTATCGACAAATACCAAAAAAGATTGGCACTTATCACAACTCTTTGAATTAATAACTTTACTTGCAAAAGTGTCAACTGACGGGCGCTTCATTATTAATGTTACTAAAGAGAATTTTGATGAAACGGTGCAAAAAGTAAATGAATTTACATCCCAGACTTCTTTTCAAGTCGTCGTATTCACAGTAGAAGATCACTTCTTTGAATTACCATCACTGATCTCTCTTTCAGACTTTGTCATCACCGTCGATACAGCTATTTTGCATTTTGCATTTGCAGCTAAACGCCCTTTAATTTCTATGATGAGATCTAAAAAGCCCTATTGGGCTCCGCCAGCAAGTAAACAGTCTCACGTATTATATGCAACTGAAGGTAAGGGCCATGTGTCAGATATCAATGTTGAAGCCGTTTACCAGCAATATCTAACAATGGTTCACTAA
- a CDS encoding CDP-glycerol glycerophosphotransferase family protein has protein sequence MLIFFDTLNVYYLPQYVPIIQELKKQGHSVNLVCYHERNEKDVVQQIFNQLDLECLWVNDDSEAETLYLTQKPDWIFFGNKCTYLDSIHQYSKTAQLGHGIGPKPSYYHKSITPMTVRFIEGSLRLAKIKEFYPDDNFVQVGFSKLDPIINHQEPGLDLDKIGLDSNKKTILYAPTFNPSSLECFPDNWPKDFADYNILIKPHSLTQMRDKFKNQQLKLKKWSAFSNVYVASAEDISLLPFMQNADILLSEASSTLFEFSALAKPVIVCNFFKLKWSYRGIFHFRFVKRFGKDNVLYSDIGLHVNKYSELISAIPQQLAHPEQYEANRQKYTDEHVGPTDGNASKRIVEYLENFQSA, from the coding sequence ATGCTAATTTTTTTCGATACTCTCAATGTGTATTATCTTCCCCAGTACGTTCCTATTATTCAAGAATTAAAAAAGCAAGGTCATTCTGTTAATCTCGTTTGTTATCATGAGCGCAATGAGAAGGATGTCGTTCAGCAAATTTTTAATCAATTAGATTTAGAGTGTCTTTGGGTTAATGATGATAGTGAAGCAGAAACACTCTACCTCACTCAAAAACCTGACTGGATTTTCTTCGGTAATAAATGTACTTATCTCGACAGTATCCATCAGTACTCAAAAACGGCTCAACTTGGCCACGGTATAGGTCCTAAACCTTCTTATTACCATAAATCTATCACTCCGATGACAGTAAGATTTATTGAAGGGTCGTTGCGATTAGCCAAAATCAAAGAGTTTTACCCTGACGATAACTTTGTTCAGGTCGGATTTTCAAAATTAGACCCAATTATTAATCATCAAGAGCCTGGGTTAGATTTAGACAAAATAGGTCTAGATAGTAATAAGAAAACGATTCTGTACGCTCCGACATTTAATCCGAGCTCCTTAGAGTGTTTTCCTGATAATTGGCCGAAAGATTTTGCTGATTACAATATTCTTATTAAACCTCATTCGTTAACCCAGATGAGAGATAAATTCAAAAATCAACAGCTAAAATTAAAGAAATGGTCAGCATTTAGTAATGTATATGTTGCTTCTGCTGAAGATATTTCACTGCTCCCTTTTATGCAGAATGCAGATATTTTACTCAGTGAAGCATCCAGTACTTTATTCGAGTTTTCCGCATTGGCAAAACCGGTTATCGTATGCAATTTTTTTAAACTCAAATGGTCATATCGCGGCATTTTTCACTTTCGTTTTGTAAAGCGCTTCGGTAAAGATAATGTGCTTTATAGCGATATAGGGTTACATGTAAACAAATATTCTGAGTTGATTTCTGCTATTCCACAACAATTAGCCCACCCAGAACAGTACGAAGCCAATAGGCAAAAATATACGGATGAACATGTTGGCCCCACAGATGGAAACGCATCAAAGCGGATCGTTGAATACCTTGAGAATTTTCAATCAGCGTAA
- a CDS encoding adenylyltransferase/cytidyltransferase family protein: protein MFPTILLCTEFMPQVTLKKFAYPESLIKSYQHWDLLLRPEQPTLGSMVLICKESVHQYSSISKEAADEQSLIISDIERVLKKRFDYTKINYLMLMMADPDVHFHVIPRYESPVEFCDKVFTDKQWPNQPSLANELQLDDIYQQELLKTLKSDFISLESKETTKKYRRMYTSGCFDIFHQGHLNILKKTKELCDYLIVGVSTDEVIINSKGRPPIIPFEERISILEANRYVDEVIPQVDKNKQAVVDQYNIDAISVGSDWKGKYPPVTCEMVYFDYTPNVSSTVLKQKLNITPK, encoded by the coding sequence ATGTTTCCCACAATTCTACTGTGTACTGAATTCATGCCTCAAGTAACGCTTAAAAAATTTGCCTACCCTGAAAGTCTTATTAAATCTTATCAGCACTGGGATTTATTACTCAGACCTGAACAACCAACATTAGGTTCAATGGTGTTGATATGTAAAGAGAGTGTGCATCAATATTCTTCGATTTCAAAAGAAGCTGCTGACGAACAGTCACTAATCATCTCTGATATCGAAAGAGTGCTAAAAAAGCGTTTTGATTATACAAAAATTAACTACTTGATGCTGATGATGGCCGACCCTGACGTACATTTTCATGTGATACCACGTTATGAGTCACCTGTTGAATTCTGTGACAAAGTGTTTACTGATAAACAATGGCCGAACCAGCCGAGTCTTGCTAATGAATTGCAACTTGATGATATTTATCAGCAAGAGTTATTAAAAACCCTCAAAAGTGACTTCATTTCTCTTGAGTCAAAAGAGACAACGAAGAAGTATCGACGAATGTATACATCTGGGTGTTTCGATATTTTTCATCAAGGTCATTTGAATATTCTAAAGAAAACCAAAGAGCTGTGCGATTATCTTATCGTTGGAGTGTCTACCGATGAGGTGATAATTAATTCCAAAGGTCGCCCTCCGATTATTCCATTTGAAGAACGGATTTCGATTCTGGAAGCCAACCGCTACGTTGATGAAGTGATCCCTCAGGTTGATAAGAATAAGCAGGCAGTAGTTGATCAATATAATATTGATGCAATATCAGTTGGTTCAGATTGGAAAGGGAAATATCCACCAGTTACGTGTGAAATGGTTTATTTTGATTACACGCCTAATGTTAGTTCAACCGTGTTAAAGCAAAAATTAAATATCACGCCAAAGTAG
- a CDS encoding glycosyltransferase family 25 protein, protein MQFKVFVINLDKSTERMAFMRQQLELLNIDYERVPAVYGKDLDDAEIHTVFNEKANLAKYDKVLNVGEIGCYLSHINCWNMMVSQGLDFALILEDDSVLNPELLSLIQSISQLPSSWDYIKLCHGRKQKKVIDSIELTELFSLSTCLKLPSSTRGQFVSISGAQKLLASATPITRPIDIDIQYWYEKSLACYVVKPFPVLEADFESEICTLENRNNAKKHPVRRIWQKVCFEANVRINRNKLPDINQLKR, encoded by the coding sequence ATGCAGTTTAAAGTGTTTGTAATAAATCTTGATAAAAGCACCGAAAGAATGGCTTTTATGCGTCAACAGCTAGAACTACTCAATATCGACTATGAAAGAGTACCGGCTGTATATGGCAAAGACCTAGATGATGCTGAAATCCACACTGTCTTCAATGAAAAAGCGAATCTTGCAAAGTACGATAAAGTGCTTAATGTGGGTGAAATTGGCTGTTATCTGAGCCATATAAACTGCTGGAACATGATGGTGTCGCAAGGGTTAGATTTTGCGCTTATTCTAGAGGATGACTCAGTGCTTAACCCTGAGTTACTCTCACTGATACAGAGCATTAGCCAATTACCTTCTTCATGGGATTATATTAAGTTATGTCATGGTCGAAAGCAGAAAAAAGTCATTGATAGTATTGAGTTAACAGAGCTATTTTCATTGTCGACCTGTTTAAAGTTACCGTCTTCCACTCGCGGGCAATTTGTATCGATATCAGGGGCCCAAAAGTTATTAGCTAGCGCTACTCCGATTACGAGGCCAATTGATATCGATATACAGTATTGGTATGAAAAATCATTAGCTTGCTATGTCGTTAAACCCTTTCCGGTATTAGAGGCTGATTTTGAAAGTGAAATCTGCACTTTAGAAAATAGAAATAATGCTAAAAAACATCCTGTGAGACGTATTTGGCAAAAGGTGTGTTTTGAAGCTAACGTGCGGATAAATAGAAATAAGTTACCTGATATTAATCAGTTAAAGCGTTAA